The following proteins are encoded in a genomic region of Magallana gigas chromosome 1, xbMagGiga1.1, whole genome shotgun sequence:
- the LOC117685544 gene encoding uncharacterized protein isoform X2 codes for MEAPLSSGFCMSGKASRRLSPNEEEDFQSTMVCEGDSTSANKRKKVPVNRTSSENISLQQRIVQIEEEKLEVMRCNLQVEKHKLELLEQYVSWTMESRAEYSRPSVSSVIGGLFTS; via the exons ATGGAAGCACCATTGTCTTCTG GTTTCTGTATGTCAGGAAAGGCTTCAAGGAGATTAAGTCCAA atgaagaagaagattttcagtCCACTATGGTATGCGAAG GTGACAGTACTAGTGCTAACAAGAGAAAGAAAGTACCAGTAAACAGAACTTCGTCAGAAAACA TTTCACTCCAACAGAGAATAGTACAGATTGAGGAGGAAAAGCTGGAAGTCATGAGATGCAATTTGCAAGTTGAGAAGCACAAGCTGGAGCTCCTTGAGCAGTATGTCTCTTGGACGATGGAGTCAAGGGCAGAATACAGTAGACCATCAGTGTCATCAGTCATAGGAGGACTTTTTACatcttga
- the LOC117685544 gene encoding uncharacterized protein isoform X1 → MEAPLSSGFCMSGKASRRLSPNEEEDFQSTMVCEGIPSTASSDSTSANKRKKVPVNRTSSENISLQQRIVQIEEEKLEVMRCNLQVEKHKLELLEQYVSWTMESRAEYSRPSVSSVIGGLFTS, encoded by the exons ATGGAAGCACCATTGTCTTCTG GTTTCTGTATGTCAGGAAAGGCTTCAAGGAGATTAAGTCCAA atgaagaagaagattttcagtCCACTATGGTATGCGAAGGTATACCATCAACTGCATCAA GTGACAGTACTAGTGCTAACAAGAGAAAGAAAGTACCAGTAAACAGAACTTCGTCAGAAAACA TTTCACTCCAACAGAGAATAGTACAGATTGAGGAGGAAAAGCTGGAAGTCATGAGATGCAATTTGCAAGTTGAGAAGCACAAGCTGGAGCTCCTTGAGCAGTATGTCTCTTGGACGATGGAGTCAAGGGCAGAATACAGTAGACCATCAGTGTCATCAGTCATAGGAGGACTTTTTACatcttga